ACAACAGTGCTGACAATCAAGGATATTAAAGAGGTGTAAAAGATAATTTGAGCTTGTTTTTGTTTCAGTTGTATCTTGGTCTTTTTCCCATAATTATAGTTCAAAATGATTGCTATAATTACATAAATTAGATAATAAGAAAAGAATAAATAAGACCAAATGGAACTTGACCAAATACCTGCCCAGCCCCAACTTTCTAAAATGTAATCAGAAACTATATATCCAGCCCACTTCATATAGATAAAAAATAATGGGGTAAGAAAAAGAAGAAGATAAATAAATTGGTTTTTTAACACCCTTTTCTGTTCTGTGAAAATAAGGGTAAACCATAAATAGAAACTGGCAAAACTAATCCAACCAATGGAACCAATGTTATCTAATAGTATAGCTGTTCCTTGAGTGGTATTTGGTTGAAAGAAAAAAATCAAGGCAAAACTCCAGAGAGTAAAACAACCAATAAAGGCAGCGCAAACCCTGTTTAGTAACGATTTCGCCTCTTTCCATAGCAGAAATAGGAGCAAACAAAAATAAGCTAAAAAAGTAAAAAAATGAACAAGGGGTAATATATTCATTTATTATCACTAAAAAAGAGGTACTAATTTTTTGCATCCTAGATTTTGTAGTTATATATATAATATTAACAAATCAGATGATGAAAGGCAAATTTTTCTAATTTTTAGTTATTTTAGCTAGCGTATCTGTTATTTTTTAGAATAGTTTTTCCATCTTCTTAACACTTCCAGTACCGTATCAATATCGTAAGGGGTATGATCGGCATTCACCTGAAAACGAATCTCCTCATCTCCACGGGGAACCACAGGGAAATTCAGTCCGGTAGCAAGTATGCCATTTT
This Atribacterota bacterium DNA region includes the following protein-coding sequences:
- a CDS encoding pyridoxal phosphate-dependent aminotransferase family protein, encoding NGILATGLNFPVVPRGDEEIRFQVNADHTPYDIDTVLEVLRRWKNYSKK